A stretch of Kyrpidia spormannii DNA encodes these proteins:
- a CDS encoding proline iminopeptidase-family hydrolase — MADASRIVPISGGYHVWTRRLGESPVKLLLLHGGPGFNHEYLEIFAEHLPPNGIELYFYDQLGSYFSDQPDDPSLWTVDRFREEVEEVRRFLGLGPFYLCGQSWGGMLAIEYALHYPDAVKGLIISNMTASVESYVRSVNRLRDQLPRELVDVMKRYEAAGQYDAPEYQEILMNHLYRKHLCRLDPWPEPVLRAFAHANNQVYNVMQGPNEFVVTGNFKDWDRWDDLHRLPMPTLLLVGQYDTMAVEDIEEMGRRIPRSRVAVCPNGSHMCMWDDSQAYFGALLGFIRSVEAGAEV; from the coding sequence GTGGCCGACGCATCGCGCATCGTGCCCATTTCCGGCGGGTACCACGTGTGGACCCGGCGGCTCGGGGAGAGTCCCGTCAAATTGCTTCTCCTTCACGGCGGCCCGGGATTCAATCACGAGTATCTGGAGATCTTTGCCGAACACCTGCCGCCAAACGGAATCGAGCTCTATTTTTACGACCAGCTGGGATCGTATTTTTCCGATCAACCGGATGATCCATCGCTCTGGACGGTGGATCGTTTCCGGGAAGAGGTGGAGGAGGTCCGGCGTTTCCTCGGCCTGGGTCCCTTCTACCTGTGCGGGCAGTCCTGGGGCGGAATGCTTGCCATCGAGTACGCCCTTCACTACCCCGATGCGGTGAAAGGGCTGATTATCTCCAACATGACCGCCTCGGTGGAATCATACGTGCGCAGCGTGAACCGATTGCGCGATCAACTGCCCCGAGAGCTGGTGGATGTGATGAAGCGCTATGAGGCGGCGGGCCAGTATGACGCCCCGGAGTACCAGGAGATTCTCATGAACCACCTTTACCGCAAGCACCTGTGCCGGCTGGACCCTTGGCCGGAGCCGGTGTTGCGGGCTTTTGCCCACGCGAACAACCAGGTGTACAACGTGATGCAGGGTCCCAACGAGTTTGTGGTCACCGGGAATTTCAAGGACTGGGATCGGTGGGATGATCTTCACCGGCTGCCGATGCCGACCCTGCTTTTGGTGGGGCAATATGACACCATGGCGGTGGAGGACATCGAGGAGATGGGGCGGCGAATCCCCCGCTCCCGGGTGGCGGTCTGCCCGAACGGCAGCCACATGTGCATGTGGGACGACAGCCAGGCGTATTTTGGCGCCTTGCTCGGCTTTATCCGGAGTGTGGAGGCCGGGGCGGAGGTGTGA